The following is a genomic window from Sedimenticola thiotaurini.
TCTGACTCCTACCTGCCTATCGAAGCCGGGCAAAGATACCACATCGCACAACTGCGGGTGGAGCCGGACCGGCTGTGTGGGGTATCTTATGGGATTGATTGGCCAATCCACACCCTTAATCCCAGCGACATCCTGGAGCTAGACCGATGCAGAGTAAAACCGCCCTCTCCGCCCGTTTCCCCGCCGCCCGCCCGCGCCGTATGCGCCGGGATGAGTTCTCCCGCCGGCTGATGCGGGAAAACGGGCTCACCCCAGCCGACTTCATCTACCCGGTATTTGTGCTGGAGGGGAGCGGTGAACGGGAGGCCGTCACCTCCATGCCGGGGGTGGAGCGCCTCAGTATCGATCTGCTGGTCAAGGAGGCCCGGGAGGTGGCTGCCCTGGGTATCCCGGCCATGGCGCTGTTTCCGGTCACACCGCAAAGCGCCAAGTCACTGGATGCCCGGGAGGCGTTCAATCCGGACGGGCTGGCCCAGCGCGCGGTGCGGGCCCTGAAAGATGCCCTGCCGGATCTGGGGGTGATCACCGACGTGGCCCTGGACCCCTTCACCACCCATGGCCAGGACGGTCTGCTGGATGAGACCGGCTATGTGATGAACGAGGCGACTGTCGAGGTACTGGTGAAACAGGCGGTCTCCCATGCCGCTGCCGGTGCCGACGTGGTGGCCCCCTCCGACATGATGGACGGACGCATCGGTGCGGTACGTTCTGCTCTGGAGTCGGCCGGACATATCCATACCCGGATCCTCGCTTACTCAGCCAAGTACGCCTCCAGCTTCTATGGCCCGTTCCGGGACGCGGTCGGCTCCGCGGCCAACCTGGGCGGCGGCAACAAGTACACCTACCAGATGGACCCGGCCAACTCCGACGAGGCGCTGCGGGAGGTGGAGCTGGACCTGAACGAGGGCGCCGACATGGTGATGGTGAAACCGGGCATGCCCTATCTGGACATTGTGCGCCGAGTCAAGGAGAGCTTTGGCGTCCCCACTTTCGCCTACCAGGTAAGCGGCGAATACGCCATGCTCAAAGCCGCCTCCATGAACGGCTGGCTGGATGAACGGGCAGTGGTGATGGAGTCCCTGCTCTGCTTCAAGCGGGCCGGTGCGGACGGTATCCTCACCTACTTCGCCAAGACCGCGGCCGAGTGGCTGGCGGAATAGTTACCCGGGATCGGTGCCGGAGCCGGCACCGATCCCCTTGCCCTATCGCAGATCCAGCCCATGACCGACAGATACGCCGTAATCGGCAATCCCATCGAACACAGCAAGTCACCGATGATTCACCAGGCCTTCGCCGAACAGACCGGCGAGACGCTCAGTTACGGGCGGCTGCTGGGCCATCTGGATGATTTCGAAGCCGATGTGCGGCGCTTTTTTGCCGGCGGTGGCCAGGGACTGAATGTGACCGTGCCATTCAAGGAACGGGCCTGGGCGCTGGCGGATGAGCGCACGCCCCGGGCCGAGAGCGCCGGTGCCGTCAACACCCTGATCCGCCTGGCAGATGGGCGGCTGCGCGGCGACAACACCGACGGTGCCGGACTGGTGCGGGATCTGACGGTCAATCACGGCTACCTGCTGAGTGGCTGCCGGGTGCTGCTGCTGGGCGCCGGGGGCGCCTCCAAGGGCGTGGTACGACCGTTGCTGGAGTGTGGCCCGGAACAGCTGGTGATCGCCAACCGGACCGCCGCCAAGGCGCGCCAGCTGGCCACTGCGCTGCAATCCCTGGGACCGGTGCAGGGTTGTGGTCTGGATGAACTGGAGGGGGGAGAGTACGACCTGATCATCAACGGCACCGCCGCCGGTCTGCAGGGCGCGGTACCACCAATCCCGGACAACATCCTGACACCCGGCGGCTGGATCTACGACATGCTGTATGCCAACGAACCCACCGCCTTTGTGCGCTGGGGGAAGGCCCATCGCGCCGGCAAGGCGCTGGACGGACTGGGCATGCTGGTGGAACAGGCGGCGGAGTCATTCTTCCTGTGGCGCGGCGTGCGCCCAGACACCGGCCCGGTCATGGCGCAGCTGCGCGCCTGACAACGCCTTCGGGACCAAGTCAGCCGGCCGCTAGGGTGGGCACGCTTTTTTTGCCCACGCGAGAGATACGATATTCGGAGAAGAGATAGGCACAGACTAGGCGCCCAACCCGCGCGCCACTTCCCCCCAAACCGGTAGGGTGGGCACGGCTTTTGTGCCCACGCGGAACATCCAACACTGGAAGCAGGAGCGGCCACCGGCCCACCCCGCAAAACTTGGGAACCCGCTCAGCCGGCGCGGTACTTCTGCGCCAGTTTCACGTAATGCTCCGCCACATAGGGCAGAAACCCCAGCTCTTTCTCGGTCAGCTCGCGCAGCCGCCGGGCCGGGGAACCGCACCAGAGATAACCACTCTCCAGCACCTTCCCCTCGGTCACCAGGCTGCCGGCCGCCAGAATCAGGTCGGGCTCCAGCACTGCCCCGTCCATCACGATCGACCCCATACCCACCAGGCAACGATCACCGATGGTACAGCCGTGTAACAGCACCTTGTGGCCGGCGGTCACATCGTTGCCGATAGTCAGGGCGTGGCCATGCGGTGCGCTCGGACCGGCGTGGGTGACGTGCAGCACACTGCCGTCCTGGATATTGGTGCGGGCACCGATACGGATGCTGTTCACGTCGCCCCGGATGGCGGTCATGGGCCAGATGGAGGCCTGATCGCCGATCACCACATCACCAATGATCACTGCACTGGGATCAACCCAGACCGAGGTACCCAGTTGAGGGGACTTGCCATCGAAGGTACGGATATTGGACATGGGCATCTCCTGTCACAGGCGCTGTTAATCAATACCGTTAGTCTAGTGGCTCAACCGCCGGAACAAAACCCGGCCCCTGAAACCAGCGCGACTAACGCCGTCACGGTCTGGAAATGGTCGCCCTAAACCGGCTATGCTGCGGGCTGTCGTCATCAAACGGATAGCGATCGGGAGGCTGAATGGGACAGGACAATCGCCAGG
Proteins encoded in this region:
- the hemB gene encoding porphobilinogen synthase, translated to MQSKTALSARFPAARPRRMRRDEFSRRLMRENGLTPADFIYPVFVLEGSGEREAVTSMPGVERLSIDLLVKEAREVAALGIPAMALFPVTPQSAKSLDAREAFNPDGLAQRAVRALKDALPDLGVITDVALDPFTTHGQDGLLDETGYVMNEATVEVLVKQAVSHAAAGADVVAPSDMMDGRIGAVRSALESAGHIHTRILAYSAKYASSFYGPFRDAVGSAANLGGGNKYTYQMDPANSDEALREVELDLNEGADMVMVKPGMPYLDIVRRVKESFGVPTFAYQVSGEYAMLKAASMNGWLDERAVVMESLLCFKRAGADGILTYFAKTAAEWLAE
- the aroE gene encoding shikimate dehydrogenase; this translates as MTDRYAVIGNPIEHSKSPMIHQAFAEQTGETLSYGRLLGHLDDFEADVRRFFAGGGQGLNVTVPFKERAWALADERTPRAESAGAVNTLIRLADGRLRGDNTDGAGLVRDLTVNHGYLLSGCRVLLLGAGGASKGVVRPLLECGPEQLVIANRTAAKARQLATALQSLGPVQGCGLDELEGGEYDLIINGTAAGLQGAVPPIPDNILTPGGWIYDMLYANEPTAFVRWGKAHRAGKALDGLGMLVEQAAESFFLWRGVRPDTGPVMAQLRA